Genomic window (Streptomyces sp. NBC_01431):
GCAGAGTTTTCTAGAAGGAGGCGAGTCGGATGGCCGACGTCTCACACCGCCCCGGTGATATCTCCGGGCACCCCGATGTGTCGGAGATGCGGGACCGCTACGCCCGCGTGATGGAAACCCGAGGTGTTGCGGCGGTCGAGGAACTCGTGATCCTCGCCGGAATCTACGCCGCGATTTCCGGCTGGACGGTCCACTTCTCGGCAGCGAAGCCGACCTTGGCTCTCAGCAACCTGGTCGTCGGCATAGCCCTCGCGGTCCTGGGTCTGTGCATGTCCATGGTCCCCGAGAGGTCCGCGGACCTCAACTTCGTGGTCCTGTTCCTCGGTGCCTGGCTGATCGTCTCCCCGTGGGTCGTCGCGCGTAGCGCCGGCACCGGAGCGATCCTCAGCAACGTCATCACCGGCGCCTGCGTGTGCCTGTTCTCGCTCGTCGCAGGCGGCATGCTGATGACAAGGTCCCGTAGGACACCGTGAACCCAGGCGTCCGGCCCCTTTCCGGTGAGGCCCGGTCTGTCGTACGGCACCTCATGGAACCCCGGTCGCGGCGCACCCCTCGTAGGGCGCCCGCGCTCAACTCCCGGACTTTGATCCCGAGTTGGCGCGGGCGTCGCCGGTCCGGGGCCCGGTGGTACGAACCCATCTGACCTCGCCGTCCTGCCACACCGCGCTGGGCGTGAGGCCGCAAGCGGCGGCCACGGCGGCGGACGCGCGGTGTTCCGGATGAACGTGGGCGATGACCGACGACACACCCTGTCGACCGAGCCACGCGACGAGCCCCCGGGCGGATTCGGTGGCGATCTTCCGGCCCTGCCACGGCGTGCCCACCACCCAGGCGATCTCGGCGACGACGTCGTGCCCCGCGGGCCCGATCGTCGCCTGGACGGTGCCTGTCGATCGGCCCTCTTCGCGGAGTCGGATCACCCAGTTCAGCCAGGTCACCGCGGGATCGGGAGAGCCCGCTGTCATGCGCTCGTAGCGCGAGCGGAGGGCCTCGGCCGTGTCCGGGGTGCCACCGATGAAGGTGTGCAGAGCGGGGTCGGAGAGTACGGCGGCCATCTCCTCGGCGTGGGCGACACGGAGCGGCAGCAGGTCGAGCCGCTCGGTCCTGATGGGCCCGGCCACGATGGCCTCGGTATTCACGCTGAACCCTCCTCCCGTCGCGCCCCCCCAAGTACCGGGCTCCCGCGCGATCTTGACAGCATGCGAACGGGCGCACCGGAACGCAAGGGGGCTTGCGGCCAGACCTGGATCCGTGATGGCCGTTGCGCGTCTGGTGCGACCCCGCCCCCGGGGGCGAAGATGCTCCCCACTCGACCACGGGCGGAGGGAGGCAGCGGGAATGCGGGGGACAACGATTCCGGCGGCCGACGGCGAAGCCGCGTTATCGAGGGAGCTGCGAGAGGCTCATCGGCCCCAGGCACCGCGCCGCCCCCGTGCGGGCCCGAGCCCTCGCCCGACCTGCCAACTCTGCGGGGCGAACGCCGTAGCCCAGGCAGCCCGCCCTTCCTGCGCGGCCCGGCTTGCTGTGGGCGGGCCCGGTGCGGCCGGACTCGGAATGGCCCAGCTCCATATGGCCGGGCCGGGAACGGCTGGGCTCCGTGGGGCCGACCCACAGGTGGCTCACCCGCACGCCCAAGTGACCCACCCCCCTGCGTCCCGCCTCCCCGCAGTTCACCGCCCATGTGAGGCCGGTCACAGCTCGCGGGGGCCTCCGGGAGTACCCTTGCGCCATGCCTCCGCTCGTTCGACGCCGCCACGTGGACTACGTCCGCGTTACGAGCATGGCCTGTCGCACCTACCGCTGACCCAGGCCCCCTTTTCACCTCCCCGTGCCTCCGCGGCGCCCGCCCCACCCCGGCGGAGCCGTGACCGCGCCCACCCGCGCCGGCCGGGGCATATCCCAGCGGATGGCTCTCATGTCGCACGTGTCCTCGTCGCAGCTCCCGATCATCGACCTCTCCGCCGCCGACCGCGGCCCCGAGTCCCGCAGGCGGCTGCACTCCCAGCTCCATGACGCCGCTCACGGCGTCGGCTTCTTCCAGCTCGTCGGGCACGGCGTCACCGACGCCGAGACCGCCGCGCTCAACGACACCATGCGGGCGTTCTTCCGGCTGCCGGAAGCCGACCGGCTGGCCATGGACAACGTCAACTCGCCCCACTTCCGGGGCTATACGCGCATCGGCGACGAGCGCACCGGCGGCTCGCGCGACTGGCGCGACCAGCTCGACATCGGCGCGGAGCGCCCGGCCCGGATACCCGGCGCCGGCGAGCCCGCGTACTGGTGGCTGGAGGGCCCCAACCAGTGGCCCACCGCCCTCCCCCAGCTGCGCACCGCGGCACTCACCTGGATCGACCGCCTCAGCGCTGTCGCCGGGAAGCTGCTGCACGAGCTGCTCGCGGCGATCGGCGCGCCCGGGGACTTCTACGACGACGCGTTCGGCGACCGCGCCCATCTGCACCTGAAGCTGGTCCGCTACCCGGGCAGCGCCGAGGACGGCACCGCCCAGGGCGTCGGCGCCCACAAGGACTACGGCTTCCTCACCCTGCTCCACCAGGACACCGTCGGCGGGCTTCAGGTCCAGCGCGACGACGGCCGCTTCCACGACGTGCCGCCGCTGCCCGGCGCGTTCGTCGTGAACCTGGGCGAGCTGCTCGAAGTCGCCACCAACGGCTATCTGCTCGCCACCAACCACCGCGTGGTGAGTCCGCCCGGAGCGACCGAGCGCTTCTCGGTGCCGTTCTTCTACAACCCGCGCCTCGACGCCCGCATCGAGCCGCTGACCTTCCCGTACGCGGCGCACGCGCCCGGCGCCACCGCGGACCCGGCGAACCCGCTGTTCGCCGAGTACGGGCGCAACGAACTCAAGGGCAAGCTCCGCGCCCACCCGCTCGTCGCGGCCCGCCACCACGCGGACCTGCTGCTCACCGAGCGCCCGCTCGCGGGATCCGCAGTGGCTTCGTGACGACGCCGCGTCAGCCGTCCCGAACGATCTCCGCGAGGTACCCGTCCGCGCTCGCCGGATCCATCAGCCAGTCGCGGTAGTCGAGCGGGTCGGCGTACCCGTTGGTGAAACGGTGGGCGATCGCCGGGTACTCGAAGGCGGCTCCGAGCAGCCGTCCGAGATGATCGGCCGGTGGCTGATGCAGCATCAGATCCGTGAAGGCGTGCACGTGTTGCGCGTGATCCCAGTACTCCTCGAAGGTCTGGCGCATCCAGGGGCCGTCGAACGGGAGGGTGCCGCGCCGCACGATCGCGTCGAGGTAGTGGGCCGCGGACCGGGCGGCGTTGTTGGCGCCCTGGCCGGTGATGGGGTCGTTGACGACGACCGCGTCCGCCATGCCCAGCACGTACTGGCCGTCGCCCAGCGCGGCGACGCCGTGCCGGACAGCCGGGGTGACCGCGCCGTACAACGCGGCCCCGGCGTCGGTGGGTTCGGACTTGGCGAAGCGCTCGTACTCCCAGGGCGCGTACACGCGCAGCAGGTCCAGGGCCCGCCGCAGCCCTTCCTCGGGAGCCGGCCGATCGCCCCAACAGTCGTACGGGCCACCAAACTTGCCCTCGATGAGGAGGATGTCGCACCTGCCGCCCACGGTCAGCGCCCGCATGACGATGGCGTCCCCGACCGGCGAAACGCCTGTGACGCGCGCGTACGCGTCGGACGCGGCGCCCAGGCCTTCGACGCCGGATGCGTAGAAGCAGGCGAGGGTGCGCTGGGGGCTGTCGTAGAGGGAGCGTTGTGCGTCGCGGCCGAACAGGGAGGAGAGGGCCCCTCGGCCGGTGGCGATGACCGTGAGGTCGTGGCGCCCGGCGATCACGGGGAGTTCCTCGGCGCCGACGGCCCGGTATTCGACGCGGCCGCCGCGCGTCTCGAACAGCTCAAGCCAGACCGAGAGTTTCAGCCGTTGGTCCACCGAGCGGACCTCGTCGTCGAAGGAGGCGGCGAACCGCGACCGGGACGCCTGTGCCGCCGGGTCCCATTGGGTCATCTCGAAGCCGCTCATCACGGGGGCCAGGTCGTCCCAGAGGTTCAGCCCGGCAGCCCGTTCCAGGGCGAGGGCCGGCCCGAACATCAGCTGTGTCGACATGACCCTGCCGTTCCGGACCTCGTCCGCGGTGCGCTCCGACACCACCGTCACGTCGTAACCCGCGCCTTGCAGCCCCAGCGCCAGCTGAAGCCCGGCCTGCCCCGCCCCGATGATCGCGACCCTGCGCACGTGCGCCTCCACCCGGTCCGCACCCCGGCGGCCGCCGGGGTCGCTCCACCGTTGTACTGGGTCGCGGGCGCACCTGCATAGACGACCTCGGGCAAACGGGACGCTCCTGCGCTTCGGAGCCGCCAACCCCATGACCTCTAGGATTGCCGCCATGAACGACCCGGACCCCGCCGCCCCTCCCCCTCCGCCCGGCTCCCGCGATCCGGAGCTCGGCTTTCCGCCGCCCGGCGAGGTACTGCACCGGCTCCGTACGCGCAAGGGCATGTCGCTGCGCCAAGTCGCCGCCGAGTGCGGGCTCTCGGTGTCGTTCCTCGCCTCTCTGGAGCGCGGCGAGACGGATATCGCGCTGGAACGGCTGGGCCGTCTGGCCAAGGTGTTCGATCACGACGTCGGCTCGTTCCTCGGGTTCTCCCGGGGCCGGGCCACACCCTCCCTCTACCCGCGCGAGAAGCAGGAGGTCCTGCACCGGGCACCCGGCGTCGTCTATCGGGTGCTGCGCGCCCCGGAGCTCGGATACCAGGTGGTCACGGGCGACTTCGCGCCCCGCAGTGCCCTCGTCGACGACCTTCAGCACGAGGGCTCGGACCTCATCACGGTGACTCGGGGCGCCTTGGTCGCCCGGTACAACGGCGTCGACCACCAACTGCGCACCGGTGACTACGTCCAGTGGTCGGCCGGTCACCCGCACAGCTTCCGCAACGACACCGACGAGCCCGCCCAGATGATCGCCGTCCTGTTCTCCAGTCTCTACTGATCCAACCGGCCGCGACCGGTACCCCCACACACTCCAACTGCCCTGCGGACACGTGTCCGTGGGGCTTTTGGCTGCGTGGGCACATGACCTCGTACGGAAGCCCCGACTCCACTCGGATCAGCCACGCACTACTCGCGGCGAGCAATATTCTGCACTACAGTGCGTTTTAACGCACAACCCAGGCACGCCGTGCCCCTCAGTCACGAAGGTGAGGCCAGCAACCGATGACCAACGTCGCAGTGATCAACTACGGGCCGCGGCTCGACTACCCCGCGATGCTTTCCGAACTCACCGACAGGCTCCATGTGTTCAGCCACCACGAGCTACGGAACACCCAGGGGTTGGCCCACTACGAATTCGTCGAGGACTGCGAGTCGGTGCCCTACGCGGAGTTGATGATCCGACGCCTGGCTCGCGACGAGCCGTTCACCCACGTCATCACGGACAATGAGTACGACCTCGAACGGGCCGCCCGTCTCCGCGAGGAATTCGGCATTCCCGGTCAGTCCTCCGCGAGCGCCTTGTCCTTCCGCGACAAGCTGGTCATGAAGGAAACCGCGAGCCGCACCGTCGCCACGGCTCGCTTCGCCCGCCTGGAGACGGTCGCCGACCTGACCCGATTCATCGAGCGGTGCGCGTACCCGGTCGTCGTCAAGCCGGTGAAACAGGGTGGGTCACGGGACATCGTGGTGCTGCGCGGCGATGAGGATCTCGTCGCCTTCAGTCGGCGGCCTTGGCGCGACGACCTCATGGCCGAGGAGTTCATCGAGGGCCCCATGTACCACGTGGACGCGGTACTGGGCCACGGATACCGGTTCGTGGCGTCCTCCCGGTACCTGCGCAGCTGCCTCGGGGTGTTCTCCGGACAGAACAACGGCTCGGTGCAGCTGCATCCGCAGGACGCATTCGCCAGGCGCCTTGAGGAGTTCCTCGACCGTACACTGGAAGCCTTCGACACCCCGGACGTCAGCGCGTACCACCTGGAAGTCTTCCACACACCTGAGGACGAACTCGTGTTGTGTGAAATCGCCTCGCGCATCGGAGGCGACCGCATTCCCCTGCTGACCCGAACCACCTACGGCGTGGACCTGCACACCACGTTGCTGCGCCAGTTGTGTGACCTGCCCGTCGACCCGCCGCCGACGGCTCCCCCGGCCGAAATACACGGCTCGGTGTCGATCCTTCCGCAGGGCCGTCCCGTGCGGGCGCCCGGCCGGCCGCCGTTCGAGTGGGTGCGGCACTACGAGGTGAACGAACAGCTCGCGCCGGACGCGGTGACCCTCCACAGCGCCTCCCACCTGTGCTTCGTCGTCGTGTGCGGTGCCGACTCGGCGGAAGTGGAACAACGCCTCCTGCAAGCCGAGGCCTGGCTCCTCGCACGCCTCGAAGGGCCTGCCATGGAACCTGAGTTGACGATGCATCAGGTCTGATGAGCGCGGTTCCGCTACGTCCGGAATTGCCGGAACAGCCAGCCCTGGTACGACGCCCACAGCGGGCCGGTGAAGTCGGCGCACGCTCTGGTGCACATCGTCGTGGACAAGTACCGCCGGAACAGGGCTTCCTTGCGCCGGGCCGCCCGCAGTGCCACGTTGGGGCGCAGCGCGGTGATCGAGTAGCCCCGGTATCCGACGACCGTGGGCTTCGGCCCCGGCACGGAAGCGGCGGCCGCTCGCGCGAAGCGCGCCGCCACCTCGTGATCGCTGTGATCGCTCCGGGGGCCCCTTCCGTAGTAGGTGTTCCGATAGTCGAGGGTGCGTACGGTCCTGGCGTGCGAGTCCGCGATCATCCAGGACAGCATCGCGGTGAGTTCCTTGGTGTCGTAACTCGCGCTGCGGTCAATGGCCGTGATGCGGCGGATGCGTCCCCTTTCGAGTTTGAGGAGGCTCTGCCCCGCCTGTGCGCGGGTGCCGGAGCCGTCGTGAAGGCCGTCGGGGAGGCGGAGGAAGGCGACGCGGATGCCAGGGTGACCGGCCGGAGTCAGCGCGAACGCGCGGATCGTGCGCGCGGAGTGCGCGCGGTCGCCGCGGCGCCAGTCGTTACGTACGCCCGCCATCAGGGCATACGCACGGCCGACGCCCTGCTCACGCCGTTCCGCGTACCCGTAGCCGATGCTTCCCGCATCGCCCGCGGTGAGGTACGCGACGTCGAGACAAGCTCCCCGGCTCCAGTCGTCCACCAAGTCCGGACTCATGAAGAGGAGATCGTCGTCCTCGTGCGCCACGGCGGCGAACACCGTGCCGCGGCAGGGGGTGGGGGCCGCCGCGGAGGAACTCGCGGGGACGGCCACCTGCCCCCACAGCGCGATGGCCGTGCCGCATGCTGCCACGACGCACCGGATTGCGATTTTTCTCAGCCGAGCCGCTGTCCCGTTCACGGGACGGATTATCGGTGCAGAGCCCACTCGGGTCCTGGATTTGCCCCCGGGCGTGCCGCGAGCGCCAGCTCATCGGGGGCCCTGTCCGCGTGGTGGTGCGGTCGGCCGGGCCCACCGTGCCGTCGCGGTCAGGCGGCCTCCACGGCCACCCGGACGTTGGCGCGCGGCCGGGTGTAGAGGCGGCCGCGGACCTCGCCGCGGGCCAACCGGTCCATCGCCGCCGGGAGTTCGTCGAAGGGGACCTCGTGCACCGTGGGCTTGAGCGCCCCGCTCGCGATGAGGTCGTACACCTCGCGCAGTTCGTCCTTGCTCGCGCCGAGGGAGCCGACGAGCCTGACGTTGCGCAGCACCAGGGAGGCGGTGGGGATCGGCGCGACGGCGCCGCCGAGCCCGACGAGCACCACACAGCCTCCCGGGCGCACGGCCTCCACGGCGGCCGCGACCGTCGAAGGGACACCGGCGAAGTCCACGATGACATCGGGGTTCTTGGCCGCGAGCTCCCGGGCGTCCTCGAAGCACGCGACAGCTCCGGCCTCCTTCGCCGGAGCGTGGGAGGCCGGGCTGATGTCGACTCCGTAGACGGTCGCGCCCAGCAGATCGGCGATGCGGACGCCGTTGAGGCCGAGGCCGCCGAGACCGATGACACCGACCGTCTGCCCGTCTCGCACCGATCCGGCCGTGCGTACCGCGTGGAAGGCGGTGGCCACCGCGTCGGTCGCGACGGCGGCTTCGGCGAACGTCACGTTGTCGGGGATCCGCACCAGCGTTGATGCGTGGGCCAGTTCCTGCTCGGCGAACGCACCGTCGTGCGCCACGCCGGGCGCGAACATGGCCTCTTCGATCGGGTGCGTGACCAGCGCGATGCCCACCCGGTCGCCCACCGTGAACTCGTGCACGCCGTCACCCACCGCGGAGATCACGCCCGCACCTTCGTGGCCGAGCGTGACCGGGGGTGTGACCGAGAGGTCTCCCAGGTCCATGCCGCTCATGATGTGCAGGTCCGAATGGCACAGCCCGGCCGCTTCGATGTCGACGACCACCCATCCCGGTCCGGGCTGCGGGTCCGGAACCGTCTCCAGCACGAGCGGACGTCCCGCACCGGCGAACCTCATGGCCTTCATCTCTGCATCCCGCCTTCAGCCGCACATCGCACAGATGTTCCCTGCGCTGGTGGTTGAATTCCCGACACTCCTGCATTTTATGCGTATGAATCGTTTCTGCACGGAGCGGACGAGTATGCCGAAGTTCGTGTCGCCCAGAGGCGAGAGCAGAACGGCGGGCCGCCCCCACAGTGTTGGGCGGCCCACCGTCGTCGGCCTGTGTGCGGTGGCCCCATGATGGCGGGCCGCATGTCGGTCAGGTGCCGTTGACCTCCAGCTCGTAGATGCGGGCGGCCTGATCGCTGTTCTGCGTCGGTGTGATGACGGCGAGCCGCACATAGCGGGCCGCCGTTGTCACCGGGCTGGTCGTGGAGTCGGCCGTGTTGGCACGCACCTGAGCCACCGTGGTCCAGGTAGTGCCGTCGGCGGAGGCACTCAGGTCGAAGTCCTTGGTGTTCCAGTCCGCGCTCTCGCCTCCCGCGCCCGCATGGCGGACGGTGATGGAGCTCAGCGGGTGGGACGCGCCCAGATCGACCTGGAGGTTCTTGGTGCCCGACGCCTTCGAGCACCACTTGTCGCTCGTGCCACCGGTGAAACTGCCGTTGACCGCCTTGTCCGGGGTTTCCGAGGAAGCGCACGGGGCGGAGCCGGTGGCCGGCCGGCCGATCGCCAGGTCCCGGCTCCCGGTACCCGACCCGTAGACCTCCAACTCGTAGACGCGGGCCGCGTCGCTGCCGCCGCCGCTCGTGTTCGACGGGTCGGAGATGGCAAGCCGTACGTAACGGGCCGACCGGGGGGTGACGGGATGGTACGTACGGCTGGAGCGTGAGCCGGTGACCGTGGCCGCGGTGGTCCAGGCGGTGCCGTCGGTGCTGGTCTGGAGCTGGAAGGCACCGGTGTTCCAGCCGGTGTTCTCGCCGCCGAGCCCGGCGTGTTTGACCACGAACGAGGACACCGTTCGCAGGGATCCGAGATCGACCTGGAGCGAGGGGTTCGACGCGGCCGAGCACCACTTGCTGTTGTTCGCCAGCGAGCCGTCCACCGCCTTGTCGGCCGATTCCGCCGTGGCGCAGGTCGCCGATGAGGTCACCGGCTTGCCGAGTGCGAGGTCGGTGCCGAGTTCGGGTGCGGCGGGCACCGGGGTGGCACCGTCCTGGAAGGACGGCGGCACGTCCGAGGCGCCGGTCCCCCAGGTGCTGCTGGGAGCGCCGCCCATGGTGTAGGTGAGGGTCGCACCGCCCGCGACGTCCGGATAGCGCAAGTAACTGTGGCTGGTGGACACGCCGTTGACATTGAGGCCCTGCACATAGGGCCCGGACCCCGAGCTGTTGATGGTGATGTTGCCGGCCGGGCGCTGGATCAGGATGGACGGGAACTGCGGACCGTGCAGCGCGAGTGTGTCCGCGCCGGGTGTGGCCGGGTACATGCCGAGTGCGGCCCACACATACCAGGCCGAGGTCGCGCCCAGGTCGTCATTGCCGGGCAGCCCTCCCGCACCGGTGGTGAAGGACTCCGACATGACCTTCCGCACCGCGTCCGTGGCGCCTGCCGGATGGCGCGCGTAGTCGTAGGCCCACGGCACGCCGTGCTCGGGCTCGTTCCCTATGTAGTAATAGGGCCTGCTCTGGCCGGCGTTGACCTCGGTGAAGTGGTGGTCCAGGCGCTGCACGGCGGTCTGTGGTCCGCCCATCGAGTTGATCAGGCCGGAGAAGTCGTAGGGGACCATCCAGGTGTACTGGGAGGCGTTGCCCTCGGTGAAGGTGGACTGGCTCGCCGGATCGAGCGGCCAGCTCCATGAGCCGTCGCTCTTGTGCTGCTGCACATACGAGGACTCGGAGTTGAAGGTGTTGCGCCACCACTGGGCGCGCCCCATGTGTGTCGTGTAACTCGACACGTCGCCAAGCCCCTTGGCGAACTGGGCCACCGCGAAGTCGGATGCCGAGTATTCGAGGGAGTCGGAGGGGTCGTCGAGATAGTGCAGGCTCGTGTACGTGGACTGGCGGCCACGGATGGCGCTGCCTTGTGTGGTTCCGCCGTTGGACGCCTTCTCCATGAGAGCCAGTGCGGCCGAGGTGTCGAAGTCGCGGGCCCCGAAGGCGTACATGCTGCTGACGATGATCGGGCCCGGGTCGCCCGTCATGACGAAGTCCTCGTTCGTCTGCTGCGACCACTTCGGGAGCAGTCCGCCCTGCTGTCCGTCCAGAACCATCGACTTGGCGATGTCACTGGCCTCGGTGGGCGCCATCAGCGCGATGAGCGCCGCCCAGGAGCGGTAGATGTCCCAGCCGGAGTAGTTCTGGTAGACCGGCCGGGCCGAGTGGTGCACCGCGTTGTCGAAGCCCCGGTAGTCGCCGTTGACGTCGCTGGAGACGTTGGGGCTCTGGAGCACGTGGTACAGCGCGGTGTAGAACTTCTGGCGGTCGGTGGCGCTGCCGCCGGAGACCTGGAGCCGGTTGAGCATCTGGTTCCAGGAGTCGTCGGCCGCGGTGCGCACCGCGCCGAAGTCCCAGCCGTTGTTCTCGGCGGTCACATTGGCTTGGGCGCCCGCGACGCTGACGTAGGACAGGCCCACCTTGAACTGGACCGTCGCGTTGCTCGTGGTGTCGAAGGTGACGTAGGCGCCGGTGTTGGCGCCGGAGGCGTTGGCCGAGCCGTCGGTCACGGTGCCGCCCGACCAGGTGCCGAAGCCCGTCGGTGCCCGGTCGAAGCGCACGTCGAAGTAGATCTGGTACGTCTTGGACGAGCCGCAGAACCCGCCGGCGGTCACGCTTCCGGTCAGCTCGTCGCCGTTGACGCGCACCGTTCCGGCGCGGTTGCCCGTCGCACTGCGCCCGGTGTTGATCAGTAGACGGGACGTCGTGGATGCGGGATAGGTCAGCTTGCCCATGCCGGTGCGCGTGGTGGCGGACAGCTCCACGTCGGTCGCGTACCGGTCCAGGCGGGTCTTGTAGTAGCCGGGCTTGGCGACTTCGTTCGCCTTGGTGTAGCCGGAGGCGTAGCTGGTCCAGTTGGTGCCGGGAGAGGCGCCGAGCGCGCCGGTGACCGGCAGCAGCGGGAGGTCCTCGTTGTTGGCGCAGCCGGCGCCGTCGAAGTGGGTGAGACTGAAGTCCTCGACGGAGGTGTCCTTGAAACGGTAGCCGGATGGCGAGGCGGTCGGGGTGTCGGGGCTGAACTGCACGCCACCGAACGGGACCACGGCCCCCGGGTAGGTGCTGCCTCCCGCGCCGCCGGGCACGGGGTTGGGGGCGCTGCTGTCATCGGTGCCGATGTACGGATCGACGTACTGGGTCAGCGGGAGTGTCCCCGCGTGAGCGGGGGCCGCTGCCAGGCCGACGACTCCTAAGGCGGAGAGCGCGAGCGCACTCAGGGCGCTGACACATCTGGACCGGACCGGGGATCCGGAGGAAGAGGGCACGGAGCGGAGCACGAGGGGGGACCACCTTCTCGCAAAGGACCGCTCGCCGTCCGGCGGGCGGCTCGGGGCGGGGATGCTCGGTGTGCATGTGAACGTTACCAATCAACTCTGGATTGTTGAGGTGTCCCTGACCACCCGTCAAGAGAGCGGGATGAATTTGAGCCCACCGTTCACCTTTGGGGTGCCCAGCATCACCCGTGATTCGATCAATTGCAGCCCATCTCATAGCTTTTGATGGTTCGTCATCATGGGCCGCTCATGCACTCCGCCATGAATGGGAACGTTACCAAGTGGTGGACGGCATGCTCGGCTGATCCGCACCGGCTGCCCCAAGCTTCCCGTGAACAGCCTGACCAGCGGCCCGGTCTGCCATCATCGACCAGTCGCCGTGCCGGACCCGGGCACGGATCGCTCGATGAGGAGGCCCGTGAAACGCCCGACGATGAAGGACGTGGCCCGTGCGGCCGGCGTGAGCCCCATGACCGTGTCGCGCGCGGTGTCGGGCGAGCCCGGAGTCTCCCCGGACACCGCTGCCCGAGTCGAGCAGGCCGTTCGGCAGTTGGGCTACCAGCGGAACGACAACGCACGCAACCTGCGACAGAAGAACCTCCGCACCTCCACCATCGGGCTCGTCGTCGACGACCTGGCCAACCCGTTCTACGCACTCATGGCCCGCTCCGTCGAGGACGAGGCACACCGGCGCGGCTTCCTCGTCCTGGTCGGCAGCACCAACGACGAGCCACGGCGCGAACGCGAGGTCATAGCCGCCTTCACCGCCCGCCAAGTGGACGGCCTCATTCTGGTGCCCACCAACACAGGC
Coding sequences:
- a CDS encoding SPW repeat protein, whose amino-acid sequence is MADVSHRPGDISGHPDVSEMRDRYARVMETRGVAAVEELVILAGIYAAISGWTVHFSAAKPTLALSNLVVGIALAVLGLCMSMVPERSADLNFVVLFLGAWLIVSPWVVARSAGTGAILSNVITGACVCLFSLVAGGMLMTRSRRTP
- a CDS encoding GNAT family N-acetyltransferase — its product is MNTEAIVAGPIRTERLDLLPLRVAHAEEMAAVLSDPALHTFIGGTPDTAEALRSRYERMTAGSPDPAVTWLNWVIRLREEGRSTGTVQATIGPAGHDVVAEIAWVVGTPWQGRKIATESARGLVAWLGRQGVSSVIAHVHPEHRASAAVAAACGLTPSAVWQDGEVRWVRTTGPRTGDARANSGSKSGS
- a CDS encoding isopenicillin N synthase family dioxygenase; the protein is MALMSHVSSSQLPIIDLSAADRGPESRRRLHSQLHDAAHGVGFFQLVGHGVTDAETAALNDTMRAFFRLPEADRLAMDNVNSPHFRGYTRIGDERTGGSRDWRDQLDIGAERPARIPGAGEPAYWWLEGPNQWPTALPQLRTAALTWIDRLSAVAGKLLHELLAAIGAPGDFYDDAFGDRAHLHLKLVRYPGSAEDGTAQGVGAHKDYGFLTLLHQDTVGGLQVQRDDGRFHDVPPLPGAFVVNLGELLEVATNGYLLATNHRVVSPPGATERFSVPFFYNPRLDARIEPLTFPYAAHAPGATADPANPLFAEYGRNELKGKLRAHPLVAARHHADLLLTERPLAGSAVAS
- a CDS encoding styrene monooxygenase/indole monooxygenase family protein — protein: MRRVAIIGAGQAGLQLALGLQGAGYDVTVVSERTADEVRNGRVMSTQLMFGPALALERAAGLNLWDDLAPVMSGFEMTQWDPAAQASRSRFAASFDDEVRSVDQRLKLSVWLELFETRGGRVEYRAVGAEELPVIAGRHDLTVIATGRGALSSLFGRDAQRSLYDSPQRTLACFYASGVEGLGAASDAYARVTGVSPVGDAIVMRALTVGGRCDILLIEGKFGGPYDCWGDRPAPEEGLRRALDLLRVYAPWEYERFAKSEPTDAGAALYGAVTPAVRHGVAALGDGQYVLGMADAVVVNDPITGQGANNAARSAAHYLDAIVRRGTLPFDGPWMRQTFEEYWDHAQHVHAFTDLMLHQPPADHLGRLLGAAFEYPAIAHRFTNGYADPLDYRDWLMDPASADGYLAEIVRDG
- a CDS encoding cupin domain-containing protein; translation: MNDPDPAAPPPPPGSRDPELGFPPPGEVLHRLRTRKGMSLRQVAAECGLSVSFLASLERGETDIALERLGRLAKVFDHDVGSFLGFSRGRATPSLYPREKQEVLHRAPGVVYRVLRAPELGYQVVTGDFAPRSALVDDLQHEGSDLITVTRGALVARYNGVDHQLRTGDYVQWSAGHPHSFRNDTDEPAQMIAVLFSSLY
- a CDS encoding ATP-grasp domain-containing protein, coding for MTNVAVINYGPRLDYPAMLSELTDRLHVFSHHELRNTQGLAHYEFVEDCESVPYAELMIRRLARDEPFTHVITDNEYDLERAARLREEFGIPGQSSASALSFRDKLVMKETASRTVATARFARLETVADLTRFIERCAYPVVVKPVKQGGSRDIVVLRGDEDLVAFSRRPWRDDLMAEEFIEGPMYHVDAVLGHGYRFVASSRYLRSCLGVFSGQNNGSVQLHPQDAFARRLEEFLDRTLEAFDTPDVSAYHLEVFHTPEDELVLCEIASRIGGDRIPLLTRTTYGVDLHTTLLRQLCDLPVDPPPTAPPAEIHGSVSILPQGRPVRAPGRPPFEWVRHYEVNEQLAPDAVTLHSASHLCFVVVCGADSAEVEQRLLQAEAWLLARLEGPAMEPELTMHQV
- a CDS encoding PIG-L family deacetylase, with amino-acid sequence MAACGTAIALWGQVAVPASSSAAAPTPCRGTVFAAVAHEDDDLLFMSPDLVDDWSRGACLDVAYLTAGDAGSIGYGYAERREQGVGRAYALMAGVRNDWRRGDRAHSARTIRAFALTPAGHPGIRVAFLRLPDGLHDGSGTRAQAGQSLLKLERGRIRRITAIDRSASYDTKELTAMLSWMIADSHARTVRTLDYRNTYYGRGPRSDHSDHEVAARFARAAAASVPGPKPTVVGYRGYSITALRPNVALRAARRKEALFRRYLSTTMCTRACADFTGPLWASYQGWLFRQFRT
- a CDS encoding zinc-binding dehydrogenase; the protein is MKAMRFAGAGRPLVLETVPDPQPGPGWVVVDIEAAGLCHSDLHIMSGMDLGDLSVTPPVTLGHEGAGVISAVGDGVHEFTVGDRVGIALVTHPIEEAMFAPGVAHDGAFAEQELAHASTLVRIPDNVTFAEAAVATDAVATAFHAVRTAGSVRDGQTVGVIGLGGLGLNGVRIADLLGATVYGVDISPASHAPAKEAGAVACFEDARELAAKNPDVIVDFAGVPSTVAAAVEAVRPGGCVVLVGLGGAVAPIPTASLVLRNVRLVGSLGASKDELREVYDLIASGALKPTVHEVPFDELPAAMDRLARGEVRGRLYTRPRANVRVAVEAA